The DNA region TCCAAAGAGCACATCGGCTACTGCTGTTCCACCTTTGGAACCCGGATACCATGTTTCTAAAATAGCGGGAACGAACTTGTCTGCCCAATTGATGGATAGCGGGCGACCGTTAATCAGCACCAGTACGACGGGCTTTCCGGTTGCTTGTACGGCTTGGAGTAATTTCAGTTGTCGTCCTGGAAGTTCGAGACTGCTGCGCGATTTGTTTTCACCGCAGGTACGCTGTCCGCCTCCTAATACGACTACGGCTACATCTGCCTGACGTGCATTTTCTACTGCTTTATCGATTTCAGCTTGTTCGCTATCTGTCATCGGATAGTCGATAAGTTCGCTTTCCGGCCAGTTGGTGTCTACGAGGTCACAGCCTTTGGTATAGAGCACTTCTGCTTTGCCTTCAGTTTTTTGGCGAATGCCTTCCAGCACTGTGGTTACTTCTACTGCCAAAGGACCGTAGTGTGTCAGTGCGTATCCCTCTTCGTCCGCATTGGGGCCGCAAACTGCTATCTTCTTCACGTTATTGATATCCAATGGCAACACGTTGTTTTCATTCTTCAATAAGACGAGGCTTTCGTGTGAGGCTTGCAATGCAAGAGATTCATTTTCAGCTTTCTCTACTTCTTTATCGGCGCCTGCAAGGTCAGTCTGATAGGGAGCATCGAACAGCCCTACAAGGAATTTTACACGCAGAATGTCACGTACACGGTCGTTAATCACTTCTTCGCTTAGTCCGCCCTCTTTTACCAATTCGCGTAAAGGCAATACATATGAATCCGGTGACCGGAAGGTGCAACGTACATTCAGACCGGCTTCTACACTTTGACGCACGGCTTCTTTCATATCTTTGGCGGTGCTGTGTTTGGTATAAAGATATTCAACGGCATCACTGTCCGAAACCACATACCCCCGGAATCCCATCTCGCCACGCAGGCGTGTAGTCAGCCAATAATAACTGCCTTGTATGGGGACACCATCGTAATCATTGTACGAACTCATCACTCCCAATAGTCCCGCTTCCTTTATCACCCGTTTGAAGGGGTAGACATGTATCATTTCCACTTCGCGTGGTGACATTTGCGGGTCTACACGTGCCATACCTTCGCGGGCGCCCTTGTTGTTACTGTAAGCAACGAAATGTTTTCCGGTTGCTGCTACCTGATGGTTATGTTGCATGCCGCGTACCATTTCAATACCCAGTTCGGCAACGAGGTAAGGAGATTCCCCATATACCTCCTCATAGCGTCCCCAACGCTGGTCACGACCGACATCGAGGATGGGAGCATACACGTTGGTATATCCCAGCATACGGGCTTCCCGTCCGGTGATTAATCCTACCTGGCGTATCAGTTCGCGGTTCCAGGTATGTCCCAATCCCAGTTGTGTGGGGAAATTGGTGGCACGATAACTTTCTACTCCTCGGATACCTTCGTTCGTAAAATCTACGGGGATGCCGAGACGCGTTTCTTCTATGAAGAAGCGTTGTACTTCATTCAGTGCCCAGGCATGGCGGGATGCCGGCCATACATAGGGATTATCCGATGGGGGAAGTCCCCATTGTTGGAAACCGTTCAGGTGTTCGTCGATGGCACCGATGCCGTCTTTCCAAAGCATTTGTTTCCATTCGGGGGTGGGGAGGTCGTCCTTTAGTACACGTTTGTAACCGTAGAGGGTTACCATCTGGCATGTCTTTTCTTCCAATGTCATCTGGCTGAGCAAATCTTCGATACGTGCATCCAGCGAGGCATTCGGATCTTCGTATATATCCTTCACTCCGTTTTTGTTGAAATCAATCCAGCCTTTCTTGTACATTTCGCTTTTGACGGGTTTGTACACAGCGGGTATCTTCACGGTCTTTTGTGCGCAGAGCAGAGTACTGCCTCCGAGCAGTAGTGTCATTGCAATTAGTTTCTTCATGATATTTATATTTTTGTGCATATTATCTTCTGTTGCCAAAGGTACGGGTTATGTGGGAAAGAGAAAGGCAAAATCGTCCGGAGTACTGGCTTTTATTGTACGTGTAGTGATGTAAGACAGTTTTTGGTCTTATAAAAAGATAAGGTTTATTAATTCCGGACTAAGCAATCACACTATTCTTTTGTACAGTAACAAAAGAATTCTTATCTTTGCCCCACGATTTCTAAAAACCGTATTTATTCTGGGGTTGACTGGATTTGACAGCGGGTAGAAATAGTAAGTAAGCATGCAGTGCGTCGTTGATTTGCACTTTAATCTCAGTCCTCAAAATTTTATCTGGCGAAAGACAATACGCTCTTGCTGCTTAATCGAATCACAGTAGATTAGCTTAATCCCGGTACTAGGTGCTGGGACGAGACATCACTCGGAAGCTGTTGCTCCGAAGCATTCCGATCCAGTGGTGCAGTTACATCGGGGATAGTTCTTGTCGGCCTTGAGGCAAGAATGAAACTTTAAAGGATAAGGCAATGGTTGATGGCTTTGGTTCTGCCGTTGCTCGAAAAATTAGGCAAAGATAAGCATGTAGAAAGCTTATGATTTCCTCGTTTGGACGAGGGTTCGATTCCCTCCAGCTCCACCAAAAGAAAGAAAGTTCTGATTATTTCAGAGCTTTCTTTCTTTTTATTCAGCTTCTTGTCTTCTGAACATGGTTCATTCGGGCTTACCCGTAAAATCATGCAGTTTTATTCTTTCCTTTCTTATCTATAAACTTCCTTCAATAGATTCAGCAGCAACTGTTGGCCTACCACATTAGCCCGGTTTTCACTTTTCGTGTTGAATGTATTCATAGATTCATTCATACCATCCAAATCGACAGGTGCGGTATACTCCTTGATTCCTTTGATACAGGCAGGGATATCTAGTGTAGTGATAATTACTTTTCCACTTCCTGCCGGTATCACCTGTAAGGCTGAATATACCTCTTTCTTATGGTCGGAAACACAGCCTACAAGTGTCTCACCATTGAAACACCGCAAACCGATACGACGCCGGTTGTACGTGGCAAAGCATTGATATTCCCAGTTGAAAGCACTATTTGCCGGCAGGTTCATAAAGATAGAATGCTCCCGGTTGAAGAAATTACCTCCATACCATGATTTACCCAGAATCTTCGAACCACGATAGTCCAGTACCTCTTTATCTGCCAGGAATTCTGCCCAACGTTCCGGATTGTCTACAATAATCAGAGTATGTCCTTTATATACCCATTCCATGATGTCGCTCATGCCACTGCCCCATTGCGTAGGTTCATAAGCGCCGACCAGCAGATAATTTCCTTCAGGGGTACCACCTTTGTAAACCGGAACCTCCATGCCGACACCGCGTAAGAAGTTTACCAGAGCTCCCGTCGTATCGGCTACACTGCCCTGTGTTGTGATGCCTTTCGTATTCAGTTCAACCGCAAACAACAGATCATCTCCCTTTACCAATTCTGTTTTACCTTTCAGTAAGGAAGCCTCTATGCGGGTATAACCTTTACTCTTCGGTATAAATGCCCAACCGCTTTGCAGGCATTGACCGTAGTCATTTCCACCTTTCACTGTCACCCGTTCCTTATGACTGGCCACTACGTTTCCACTTTCATCTTTGGCTACCAGATTCAGTATATAAGAACCTTTCAGATTCTTTTCGTTCACAATGTAAGTGTCTACCAACGTTGTATCTCCTGTACTCACTACCTTGCGGTTCATTTTGACAGCCAGATAAAGAGGAGCATTGTAGCGGGCCATGACTTCCGGATCTCCTTTCGGGAAACGATAATTGTCGACGATGCCCGAATGATTCTCAAGTTTCATACTTTCCCAACCATTTACGGCATACGCATCTACTGTATTACTGATCCGGATATTCTCTATGATCCTTCCCTGATAATAGAAAGAAACATTTCCCATAGAACGCGTCAGGTCATCCACCGTGGGGAAAGCTTTGTCGAACCCTTTCTCTTTCAGAAAACGGTCGTAGGCGTCATACCATTGCAGATAATCGTCCGCTTCCCAACTATTCATCTTGCCGCTTTTCAGGATATCTTCGCGGATGAGTTGCAGGCGTGGAGGAGTACCGATTGCCCCGTCTTCACCCCAGTATACAATTTCTTTCTTATGATCGGAGAAACGGTGATAGTTATCTTTACCCAGATATAAGTTGTCATGATAACATCCGGGACCGCCTGCGTGATGCCGGTCATACCATCCATAGTCGTAGAAGGTAGTGTCATAAGGCATCAGATGCAGTTTGAAACGCGTGTTGTGTTCCTCTGCCGGATTTTCTCCGTTGCTTGAATTATAAGTCAGGATGCGGGTAGGGTCCAAAGCATGTGCCATGCGCATCTGGTCATAATCTTGAGTCTGGGGATAAGCGCCACGTTCATTATGCAGATTGTAGATGATAAGTGACGGATGGTTACGGTCCCGCTTCACCATGCGTGCCAGTTTCTCGTTGCGGTAGGCAAAATAGAAATTACTCTGCTTGTCGTTGTCATTGAAGTTTTTGATGGGGTACTGATTACCTCCGGGTTCTTCAAAATAGAGCAATCCCAATTCATCAGCATAGTCCAGAATGTTGGTTTGCCCGATATTCCGGTGAAAGTTCAGCATGTTCAATCCCAGTTCTTTGGCAATCGTAATTTGTCGTTTGGCCAGTTCATCGGAAGGAGTGATGCCATTATAAGGCCAGAATCCCCACGAGATAGCTGTCCGTAATACGATCCGTTTGCCGTTCAGGAAGAATTGCCGGTCTCCTTTTATATCTTTTATTTCGAACCAACGGAAACCGAAACGCTCAGTTACGGCATCGTCGTTCAGAGAAATTTTCAGGTCATAGAGACGGGGCGAGTCCACACTCCATAAGTGCGCATTGGGTACTTTGATTTGATAAGTTTGCAGGTTCTCACCTTCTTTCAGTGATTCCAGGCGGATATTCTTGCGGTATACGGTCTGTCCGTTGGGATGTTCCTTGATTTCCAGACATAGTTCCTTGTTTGTGACAGAAGCTCCGGTTTCATTGGCTGCTCTGACTTCTACTTCAATGGTATGCGGTTCCGGTTGGTTTTTGATGAATACATCTTTCACATAAAGCTTTCCGGTAGCTTCCAGTTCCACTTTTCCCGTAATACCACCGAAGCCGTGTGAGGGATTGGTGCGATATACTCCCCAGGTATAAACCTGCGAGTCTTTCCAATTGAAGTTCCCGTTAGGATCTGTAATCCGGAAAGTGATTACATTCTTCTTGCCCGGTTCTATAAAAGGAGTGATGTCGATGGAGAAAGGAGTACTGTTCACTAAATCATATCCTGCCAGTTGATGGTTGACAAATATTTCAGCACGGAACCTCACGGAGCCGATATTCATTGCAATCCGCCTGTCTTTCCATTCGGCAGGAATATCTACTTCAGTTTCAAACCAGGAAACTCCCGTATAGTTTCCTGTCACTCCGAATGTCTGTCCGTTCCATCCCCACAGGTGCTCTTCTACTGTGGCAGGCAGATTGATACCTGTTTTATCGGGATGTTTCAGTAATTGCCAGCCCCCTGTCGGAGTGTTTACAGGCAATGCTTTGATATCTACCGGCGGAAGATATAACTCATCATTCTGCCAGGCAGCTGCATGGTCTAAGGTGATGTTCCATGGTTGGGAGGACAAGTCGAGGTTTACTCTTTCCTGAGAAGAGCCGATGAAGATATTCAGTACGGCACCTGTTATTAGTAGTAGAAACTTCTGATTCATACTTTATATATTAGTTTCTGATTGATGTTTTTTTATGGAGGATTATTTAAAATAACTGAAAGGTTTCCATCCTTTCAATACAAACGCCGGATTCATGTAATCCGCAATGAGTGCTGCGTCTTTTTGCGCATCCAGTTGGCGTGAATAAGCATGGCGTTGTGATACATCCACCGGTTTGCCTGTTTCCATATCGCAAGTGTTGAACTCATACATCCGGGAACTTTTTTCACCAATAGCACTCCATCCTTGTGGGATAATGTTTTTCACCTTACAGTTGATTACCACAAATTCTGCGTCCGGGTAAGCGGTTCCGTGATTGCTTTTGGTGCGTCCGTAGTC from Bacteroides sp. MSB163 includes:
- a CDS encoding glycoside hydrolase family 3 N-terminal domain-containing protein — protein: MKKLIAMTLLLGGSTLLCAQKTVKIPAVYKPVKSEMYKKGWIDFNKNGVKDIYEDPNASLDARIEDLLSQMTLEEKTCQMVTLYGYKRVLKDDLPTPEWKQMLWKDGIGAIDEHLNGFQQWGLPPSDNPYVWPASRHAWALNEVQRFFIEETRLGIPVDFTNEGIRGVESYRATNFPTQLGLGHTWNRELIRQVGLITGREARMLGYTNVYAPILDVGRDQRWGRYEEVYGESPYLVAELGIEMVRGMQHNHQVAATGKHFVAYSNNKGAREGMARVDPQMSPREVEMIHVYPFKRVIKEAGLLGVMSSYNDYDGVPIQGSYYWLTTRLRGEMGFRGYVVSDSDAVEYLYTKHSTAKDMKEAVRQSVEAGLNVRCTFRSPDSYVLPLRELVKEGGLSEEVINDRVRDILRVKFLVGLFDAPYQTDLAGADKEVEKAENESLALQASHESLVLLKNENNVLPLDINNVKKIAVCGPNADEEGYALTHYGPLAVEVTTVLEGIRQKTEGKAEVLYTKGCDLVDTNWPESELIDYPMTDSEQAEIDKAVENARQADVAVVVLGGGQRTCGENKSRSSLELPGRQLKLLQAVQATGKPVVLVLINGRPLSINWADKFVPAILETWYPGSKGGTAVADVLFGDYNPGGKLTVTFPKSVGQIPFNFPCKPSSQIDGGKNPGLDGNMSRVNGALYSFGYGLSYTTFEYSDIKISPKVITPNQKATVRCKVTNTGKRAGDEVVQLYVRDILSSVTTYEKNLAGFERIHLQPGETKEIVFTLDRKQLELLDKHMEWVVEPGDFSIMVGASSEDIRLSGKLTVEDPNAPMQAQAKTDAPVTASTNPESVMNVLDKKMNTVWEGNKGDYITFALENGSKVDGVSIAFSRGNGLPAEFEIQLSSGGGQFLTVYSGIVSEYGKLISYTFKGTTASDLRIVLNDDRVGVAEVDFNEE
- a CDS encoding glycoside hydrolase family 2 protein, whose product is MNQKFLLLITGAVLNIFIGSSQERVNLDLSSQPWNITLDHAAAWQNDELYLPPVDIKALPVNTPTGGWQLLKHPDKTGINLPATVEEHLWGWNGQTFGVTGNYTGVSWFETEVDIPAEWKDRRIAMNIGSVRFRAEIFVNHQLAGYDLVNSTPFSIDITPFIEPGKKNVITFRITDPNGNFNWKDSQVYTWGVYRTNPSHGFGGITGKVELEATGKLYVKDVFIKNQPEPHTIEVEVRAANETGASVTNKELCLEIKEHPNGQTVYRKNIRLESLKEGENLQTYQIKVPNAHLWSVDSPRLYDLKISLNDDAVTERFGFRWFEIKDIKGDRQFFLNGKRIVLRTAISWGFWPYNGITPSDELAKRQITIAKELGLNMLNFHRNIGQTNILDYADELGLLYFEEPGGNQYPIKNFNDNDKQSNFYFAYRNEKLARMVKRDRNHPSLIIYNLHNERGAYPQTQDYDQMRMAHALDPTRILTYNSSNGENPAEEHNTRFKLHLMPYDTTFYDYGWYDRHHAGGPGCYHDNLYLGKDNYHRFSDHKKEIVYWGEDGAIGTPPRLQLIREDILKSGKMNSWEADDYLQWYDAYDRFLKEKGFDKAFPTVDDLTRSMGNVSFYYQGRIIENIRISNTVDAYAVNGWESMKLENHSGIVDNYRFPKGDPEVMARYNAPLYLAVKMNRKVVSTGDTTLVDTYIVNEKNLKGSYILNLVAKDESGNVVASHKERVTVKGGNDYGQCLQSGWAFIPKSKGYTRIEASLLKGKTELVKGDDLLFAVELNTKGITTQGSVADTTGALVNFLRGVGMEVPVYKGGTPEGNYLLVGAYEPTQWGSGMSDIMEWVYKGHTLIIVDNPERWAEFLADKEVLDYRGSKILGKSWYGGNFFNREHSIFMNLPANSAFNWEYQCFATYNRRRIGLRCFNGETLVGCVSDHKKEVYSALQVIPAGSGKVIITTLDIPACIKGIKEYTAPVDLDGMNESMNTFNTKSENRANVVGQQLLLNLLKEVYR